The Hahella sp. HNIBRBA332 genome window below encodes:
- a CDS encoding discoidin domain-containing protein, producing the protein MISSYWRRHALALSIAAGAGFGHCAFAAENLAHMRPVSTSSVESSDLSGYMAVDGDASTRWGSAYGSSAWIYVDLGEKRSISHVRLTWEAAYAKAYDVQVSNDASTWTTVRSVTNADGGVDDLTNLNASGRYIRIKGKKRGTEYGYSLWEIEIYGADSNSGGEKFVTLYEDTHFKGYAVELPVGDYSLTSLISRGALNDDLSSARVPNGLKLEVFQHNNFKGVRDLYTSDAAELNRDDDASSVRVSRTETTDGGSDDFPDWQSGHNYVEGDIVRYKGKLYIAVHANPGYDPVISHWFWDEYQGGDDGGDSDNGNDDGDNGDDSGASCAAGNNWNEANLTNYESYPDPNSEECIKYNGCEWAGQFAGLDGVQPESWVKAHNIAAVHSKDFNWLNGKTLRLRQGGKEIDVVVYDMCADSDCDGCCTQNLGRTGYLIDIEKYTMQRFGTGSGTVQWQVCD; encoded by the coding sequence ATGATTTCATCCTACTGGCGCAGACATGCGCTCGCCCTCTCTATCGCAGCGGGAGCTGGCTTCGGCCATTGCGCTTTCGCAGCGGAGAATCTGGCGCACATGCGACCTGTCTCCACGTCTTCTGTCGAATCCAGTGATCTCAGCGGCTACATGGCGGTCGACGGCGACGCCAGCACACGCTGGGGTAGCGCCTACGGCAGTTCAGCCTGGATCTATGTGGACCTGGGAGAAAAGCGATCCATATCCCACGTCAGGCTTACATGGGAGGCGGCTTATGCTAAAGCCTATGACGTACAGGTCTCCAATGATGCTTCAACCTGGACGACAGTCCGCTCCGTCACTAACGCAGACGGAGGCGTTGATGATCTGACCAACTTGAACGCCTCAGGCAGATATATCCGCATAAAAGGCAAAAAGCGCGGAACCGAATACGGCTATTCGTTGTGGGAAATAGAAATATACGGCGCTGACTCAAACAGTGGCGGAGAAAAATTCGTCACGCTCTACGAGGACACCCACTTTAAGGGCTATGCAGTAGAACTGCCTGTTGGCGACTACAGCTTAACCAGCCTGATTTCCCGCGGCGCGCTGAATGACGACCTGTCTTCCGCGCGAGTTCCCAATGGCCTTAAGCTGGAAGTGTTTCAGCACAACAATTTCAAAGGCGTACGAGACCTCTATACTTCCGACGCGGCGGAGTTAAACCGTGACGACGACGCATCCTCAGTTCGCGTATCCAGAACGGAGACAACGGACGGAGGTTCCGATGATTTCCCGGATTGGCAGTCGGGACATAACTACGTGGAAGGAGACATCGTCCGCTACAAAGGGAAACTATATATCGCCGTTCACGCTAACCCTGGCTATGATCCGGTCATCAGCCACTGGTTCTGGGATGAGTATCAAGGTGGCGATGACGGTGGTGACTCAGACAATGGCAATGATGATGGAGACAACGGAGACGACTCCGGCGCTAGCTGCGCCGCAGGTAATAACTGGAACGAAGCCAATCTGACTAACTACGAATCTTACCCTGATCCCAACAGTGAAGAGTGCATCAAGTACAACGGCTGTGAATGGGCCGGCCAGTTCGCGGGCCTGGATGGCGTACAACCGGAAAGCTGGGTCAAGGCGCACAATATCGCAGCGGTTCACTCCAAGGATTTCAATTGGCTAAACGGTAAGACGCTACGATTACGCCAGGGCGGCAAGGAAATCGATGTCGTCGTATACGACATGTGCGCCGACTCGGACTGCGATGGCTGCTGTACCCAGAACCTGGGCCGCACGGGGTATCTCATCGACATTGAGAAATACACCATGCAGCGTTTCGGGACGGGGTCAGGCACAGTTCAGTGGCAGGTGTGCGACTGA
- the deoC gene encoding deoxyribose-phosphate aldolase has protein sequence MRRLTLQEAARLSIPLLDLTSLNEADTDASITALCQKAHTPEGWVAAVCVYPRFVALAKQNLSDSPVKVATVVNFPHGESSADAVIGETTEAIRAGADEIDLVFPYKALLAGDENTGRKLVAAVKAACGEAVPLKVIIESGELQTPDYVRRASDLAIAAGADFLKTSTGKVKVNATLDAAEVMLNCIRESRAPVGFKAAGGVSTPEQARLYLSLAMNIMGDDWVSPDNFRFGASSLLHNLLVLLGHGSDHATLEY, from the coding sequence ATGAGACGTTTGACACTACAAGAAGCCGCCCGATTATCCATCCCATTGTTGGACCTGACTTCGCTGAATGAAGCGGATACGGACGCCAGCATTACCGCGCTTTGTCAGAAAGCGCACACCCCGGAGGGCTGGGTGGCGGCGGTATGCGTATACCCCCGTTTTGTCGCGCTGGCGAAGCAGAATCTGAGTGATTCCCCCGTGAAAGTGGCGACCGTTGTGAACTTTCCTCACGGCGAATCATCGGCCGACGCGGTGATTGGGGAAACCACCGAGGCGATCCGCGCCGGTGCAGATGAGATTGACCTTGTGTTTCCCTATAAAGCCTTGCTGGCGGGAGATGAAAACACGGGGCGTAAATTGGTGGCTGCGGTGAAAGCTGCCTGTGGCGAAGCCGTGCCATTGAAGGTGATCATTGAATCCGGCGAGCTGCAAACCCCGGACTATGTGCGACGCGCCAGCGACTTGGCGATCGCCGCCGGCGCTGATTTTCTGAAGACATCCACCGGAAAAGTGAAGGTCAACGCAACGCTGGATGCGGCGGAGGTCATGCTCAATTGCATTCGTGAGTCCCGCGCGCCAGTGGGGTTCAAAGCCGCAGGCGGAGTCAGTACGCCGGAACAGGCGCGGCTCTATCTCAGTCTGGCGATGAATATCATGGGCGACGACTGGGTGTCTCCAGACAACTTCCGTTTTGGCGCCAGCAGTTTGCTGCATAACCTGCTGGTGTTGTTGGGACATGGCTCCGACCACGCCACTTTGGAAT